The DNA sequence AAAATCTTATGAACGCAGGACGTTCGCGCGCTAGGTAAATTCAGTGTACCTAAGCAACAGAAATGAAAAGACAGCCTAACTAAAACAAAATGTGGCCATTGCATGGACTTGAAAGTGCAGTTTACGGAACGTGCATCAGATGCTACCACATAGCACACTGAAAAATGTAAGGCGACAAAACGCTAGTGCTAGTGATCAACTACTGACAAGCGAATTTTCAGAAGATTAAAACATTGCATACCGTATATGTGAAGTGAGGAAGCAGTGGAAATGCTGGCACCAGTGCTGGTTGATTGACTATATGTGCTCCAATTTGAGCAAACCGACtgaccgtcatcatcatcatcatcatcatcatcatcagcctggttacgcccactgcagggcaaaggcctctcccatacttctccaacaaccccggtcatgtactaattgtggccatgccgtccctgcaaacttcttaatctcatccgcccacctaactttctgccgccccctgctacgctttccttcacttgggatccagtccgtaacccttaatgaccatcggttatcctccctcctcattacatgtcctgcccatgcccatttctttttcttgatttcaactaagatgtcattaactcgcgtttgttctctcacccaatctgctcttttcttatcccttaacgctacacctatcatgcttctttccataactcgttgcgtcgtcctcaatttgagtagaaccattttcgtaagcctccaggtttctgccccgtagctgTGTACTGACCGTCATGGCTTCTAAAATAGAGTACAGGACTCAAGAACGCTTTTCTACAATCTACCGGTGCTACGCACTCAACCATGTGCATTCTACCACATGTATGCTACAACTGCTTCTCCTATACTGAAAGATTTCATACGCGATAGAGGAATGATCGTTGGACACAGGCGCCAATAGGTAGCTTCGGCATTTTTGTTTTTAAAAGCAGAACCATTAACAGAGTGCCATGCCGAATCTCCCACAATTTACAACTACAAAATATAATGTTTGGTGAACACTTATGCCACCTGGAATATGCTTCAGGTGCAAATGCCCGCAGCATGAACAACTCGAGTCATTCATTCATGCTTGAGCACATTGGAAACAATTTACTGACAGCGCCGCAGGAACTTCACGAAAACCGCATCAACATAATGTGCTTCCATGCAAAAATAGCTCACTCACCTATATTTACtgtcctgttgttgctttcagcaaacttTCAGCACCACTCGGTCTTGAAGGTAAGCAAAGCTGCCCATCAGCCGTTCCGTCTGTGGCCCACTTCGAAGTCAATCCGGCTCGGTCACCATACACACACGGACAAAATCACCCATAATAACCGCGATTAACAACCGCAACGTGAACCACCAATGAAGCGCTAGGAAACAAAGAGCAGCGGACAAATGACGGCGCAAATTTTCTCGGTTTTCAGTCATGCGCCATGCTCTCAGATGTCGGGGTGCGATTGCTGCCGTACCTCAAACACGGCTCCCGCTTGATCTATCAGTCGAATGCTCACGGTGGCAGCGTTTCCGAGCTAAAGTCACACATTACGCCATGTAGTCGTTTGTTTACGACGACGAATTAACGGAAACACATGTTTGTCTTAAATAATTGTAGCATTGGTAAGCCCATTTGAGAACAGTCTCGATATAATGCGCTTTTCTCAGTCGGTGCACTTCATTCGAGTCGAGGGCGCATTTTCGAGGCGTTCCTCGGCGGAGGAAAGGTAAACTAGTGTCCATCAAGCGCAACGGCGCCTTGAGCGAAGGAATTGTCGCCTCGGCTTGGCTGAGCCGAGGAGACGCGTTGAGTGGACGCGTGTTTAAGAACACGGGGGTTAATCTCGTGTATGCGAGCGAGGAAGGCCTCCTTTCGTCAAGTGGGAGGCACGGGGGATGTTCTCCAGCGGCTGCTCCTTACAGCGCGGCCGTGTGGCCGCCGAATCTTCAAGGCAATCTGCTATGTTTCCAGACTTCGCGTAGTGCCGGAAGCTCCGTTTGcgcagtgctttcgacgtttgGTTCGCGTGAAAGCAAGAGATGCACCAATGTCAATTCCTTCATTGCTGCTGCCCCGATTCTTCACTCCAGCCTTCTCGCATCGAGTTAGCgaggtcatcgagcgagatgtgttcatgtctaCCTGTACGCGTgggacaccgtgcttgttaatttagttagtaagcaaatgtttacaagtttgtacggccgaGAAAACTGCTATCGTTACtttgtacagctatctactaattttatATCGCAACCAGGGAGAAACTGCGACATCTCTTTTAACTAGAAAATAACGATGTACGCTTTATTCAACTGCACCTGCAACGTTCGTTCGCACGTCTATatacccccctctctctctcccccattctcttccccttcttcctTCCCCTAGCGTAGGCTAGCCAACAGGATTCTtgcctggttaacatccctgccttccttatattcatttctctctctcttgggcgACAGGTAGGTAAGGTTACACGTGGTTTTACTGGAGAGGTTGGAAGCATAGGCCTCTGGTTTTTCCATTTTACTTATATCCTGTAAATAATTTAGTTTTAATTTCtgattgtttttttatttaaacaGACATTTGCAGCACACAGGCACTCACTTACAAGattgaaagaaaaaacaaacgaaaCATAACAATAAAGTCGAATCACTACACAAAACTGTCCCAACCCTATTGCGCACGTGTCCGTACCTATAAATAACGTATATTTTACTGCACAGAAAGCTGTTCTTTCAAGGCCACTAAAGGGCCATGGTGCAAGTATTGCCTCAAGGGACAGCAGATGATTCTCCAGAGCACTTACTATAAAAACGCATCTGTTGTCTTCTTTATGAGCCCTGTATTCCCTACCCTAACATAGGGTAGCGAATCGGAAACTCTCCTACGGAAGCTCccggcctttcctctctctctctttttctttgttgcctTTGCTGGGCGTATAACGAACAGTGGAGCAGCACGAGGGTTGTCCTCATCCGTGGCTCCACACAAACATAACGCGGAGCTTCCACGATGAATTTGATAAAGAAAGCGTTTTGTGTACGCCGCACCAAGGTTTTCTTAAAGTTGCGTCTCCAGTTAAAAATACTATCTTTAGTTCATATAGctttctaataatttgctatctcaATCCATAATTCTACTTTAGGGCGAAGCTGCGAATTTTTCGTCCGAATGCGCTAACGCTAGCCAACGCCGATCAGAACAATCTAGAGCATGGTGCATTCTGGTCGAGCGGCTCCGATATGAAACGGGGCATGTCCTATTCCAGCGCAGTAGGCGTCAAAGCGCGCCGTTCGCCACTGGTCGCTCTAGCGTGCGTCTTCCTTGAAAAGGCCCGGAGCTGTCCCTAGgccttggtgaaaaaacacattcCACGTATAGCGTACGCGGCTAGTCCGTGTCTCAGCCAAATTTGGCGCTCGTGTGCGGAGCGAGCGGCTCACAAACAGAGCGCGAAGTCATTATTTTCTCGAACCCTCCGTTTTGAACAGAGGCCTTGTCCTCTCCGTTCGAGGGGGCTCCTGGTGCGACTGCTACTTGACGTCCGCGGGCAGATTACCATAGAGAGCTGCCATTGCCATTGACGTCAAGCGAAAATAGTATTTAGATCAGTGCAGTCAGTTCTTGCTTCTGTTACTACGTGTATTCATTGACACGATTTGCTAAACAGGCTGACGTAAGGCTGACGGACAGACGCAGTCTAGCAGCTTTCGCTGCAGTCACGGGCTGTGGGACGATCAAAGTGACTTACGTTCTTGGGAAACACCCCAGCTACGCTGGAAGTCCAAATCGTCGCTTTGCAAACACAAGAAACTCTTTTTCCGAACTACTTGGCTTTCCTGCGGGACCAAATTTGAGCTGACCCAAAACGTTTAACCATCCACCGTGCAGACAGAGGCTTCATTTCCTTCTTCGGCGCAATGCGTTCTGCTTCGCGTGCAAAACGCAGGAGCGTGCGCAGATGACCGCCGCGACAAGCATTTTCGAAGGAGCGACGCTGCTATCTGGATAGCTTATAGATTAAGTTGTATTCTTAGCTTTAAAGGACGCGAGGTACAGTGTGGTGCAGAGCCTGACCACGACATCAGGATATCAAAAGATAATTACGAAACGTTGCCAAAGGCGCATTCATCTTCTCGTCGCAATATGTCACGCTCTGAACATGAAGTTGTAAGGAATGAGCCAGATTAAACTGCCGAGCACCCACATTCTTCGACTATAATATTCGCTCCCAAAGTCGTCTCGGGCTCTGTCGCTACCTTGGCCCCAGTTGACGCGGTCTGCAGCGGCCGTTGCTGTACCAGCATTGCAGGTTTGACAAGATTTCGCATTTACCACCGATTCCCATCGTTCGAAGCGCTGTCACCTGCTGCGTCGTGTACCTGTGCACGATAAAGCATCGGTAAAATGGCATTCTGGGAGTACACGCTCACCGGGTTCAGCGACTTCTTCGAGCAGCGGCACGTAGCCTTCGCCGACCCGATGCCTGCCACACCCATCTGCGCTATCTGCGGCCTCCTGCCTTCCACTTGCCTCGTTTTGCCCTGTGGCCACATTCTGTGTGAGTTCTGCAAAGTTCAGGCCGCAGAAGCAGGCTGCCCCTTCGACGGAAAGAACTTCAAGGAGGTCGACCTTCTGCACCTCACGTTCAAGCTGTGCGACTTGGAACGGCTGCAGGTCGTGTGCGTAGCAAATAGACAGACGTGCACGTTCACCGGCCGCATATCTGAGCTGAGAGACCACCTGGTCGAATGCGGAAGCGGTCACACGAAGTGCGGCAAGTGCCAACTATCTGTCCGTCGCAGTGTGGCCGTGGACCACTATCGTCAGTGTCACGGCGAGAGTGTCGCCAGTCAATCGACGAACGTCGCACGACAGGGGAAAGCCCCAGAAAGGATCCAAGCTGTCGTGGAGGTCCAGAAAAACATGCGACAGCGTGGGTTGAGCGAAGGCCACGGCAGTGACCTCAGGAATGGCGCGAACCAATTGGTTGAAAGGCTAGCCAATCTGGCACGAGTGTTCTCAGACGAGCGCGAAAGCGTCAGTGATGGCGAGCTCCGAGGTTTGCGGCTTCGATCTTCGAGGGAAACGTCCATCGCCTCTGGACCCTGCCGCGCCGCATCAAAGCCCGGCGCTTTCATCTGCTTGTGCGTGTTCGCTGAAGTTTACGCCGGATACTATTCGCTGAAGGAGAGCCAGGAACACACTGTGACGACGGAAAGCTACCTCCTCGCGGGTTACACGTTCGTGTTGAGTTGCAAATTCTCGAAAGACGAGGTCGGCGAGGTTAGCGTGAGTTTCGCCATGGCCCTATGTGACGGCGACTGGGATCGCTGCCTCGAGTGGCCCTTCTCTAAGACGGTAACGTTCATCATTGCTCACTTGAAGGATCAAGTCAAAGACGTGAGGTTCACATCACTCACACCAGGATGGGAGAGTGTGAAGAAACCACGCCGGGATGTGAAGAACTTGGGCGTCTggtctgaaataaaaaaatggaaggacATTGAACTCGGAGGTTACATCAACGAAGACTGCCTCTACGTCAATGTGGAGTTCGAGTGACACGGGCAACGTCTTTTCCTTTTATTGATTTCGTTTACATTTCTTGGCTTCCTGAAGTGTCTCAAGAACTACCAGGAACGACACCAGATAAGCAGCATATAATTTTCTCACATTCCCTCACCCGGAACTATAGGAAATTTTTATAGCTCTGAGACTTGTTGCCATGGAAACGTTTTATTTTTGAGTAGTATATTTCGTACTAATTTTATTCACTCGTGTCGACGAGCTGTCACTCATACAGCGCAGCTTCCATGTGTATAttacaaattttaaaaataatttccAGAAAAGGTGTGCGGCTATACGTACTGCGAACTAGTCGCCTTCAGAAATGCAACCACTGATGCAAAACTTTTTTGATAGACACAATAAAAAGATATTCTGAAAATTCGCTTGCCTTGACCGTTCTCCTTACTTGACGCATTTGCAATACCGCGTAGCCCCACTGCACTAACATACAGCAGCACGCACGAGGTAACTAGAGAAGCATAACTGCTGTAGCGGGAAAACAAATCTGAAATTATCAGATATCGAGTTGAAGTGTGAAACGCGGGGTGATAAGCCATGAAGGCACATCAACACCTGTAACCTGCAAACAGCACTTGTAAAAACTGTCCACGACATACTACAAGAAAAATCTCTTAAAAGGCAGTGAAATCACGTGCCgagattcacttttttttttgcagaacggAACTTTCTGTTTGGTTCTTTTAAAAGCTCACTCATGCATTCTGTTTTACAGATTCTTCCTGATTTGCCTCAATAGAATAAGATTACTGTGAATTCCTGCAGTACTTGCACGGCACATGCGATGACAACTAGCGGAAAATGCGAAGTGTCGTGATTTAAAGGTTCAAAACAGAGGGCAGATAGACGAAGCCGCCCATAAGAAGCGCTCAGCAGTTGAAACGCGATAGTCTGAGCGCATGACTAGAGGTCCTCTTTCGGGCCACCGGTGCCCATAGGGAAGGGAAAGTTTATGAAGTTTCGCATCGCATGAAACCGAAGGCTTATGTGATTCATTATGACCAGATGCTGCCCCCTTATGAATTTTCGTATCCCATGCAATCGATAGCTCATGTGATCCATCATAATTATGACTGGATGCTGCCCCCTCAGCTTTCGCCCAGTGCTCATCGGTAGCGCCTACAGGGCCCGCCGCCATGCACTCTGTGTATCGTGTTCAGCGCCCGAGCGCGCTGTGCTTTCACCTGGCACGTGCAGCAGTAGCTGCCATGGAACGCCGCACATTAGATCGAAGCTTGCCGCGCGTGCCGCTGatttccttgcaacaccaccagatggcgctcgcctcctcgCATCCCGGCCAGCACAGGCGTGGGCCGGGATGCCTAGTTGGTGCGTACAGCACGCGCTGTGCTGTACGCAAAGAATGGTTCCATAGCGTGCACTCCGTGTCGAGGACagccaggcccgaaagaagcgtcgcgcggaaaaGGAgcgcgtcttcgctacgcagtgaAACGTGGTGCGGATGGCGAATGTATGTCTACAATTACACGCGCAGTTTTCGCAATACTTAATTGAATTACGTACAGCCCGATAATTCAATACAAgcttaacacttctgccacaatgcgatgtgccatgtgaggcaatgataacgATCAACTCCCTCAGACATTATGAACAGTGGCGCACAAGAATGCCTccagcaaacacgtctcccttaGGAATGGTCGAGTAATCTTGTTATTCGGTTAACGATTAACCATTCATCATTTTAGCCTTTAATCGATTGTTTTCGATGCAGGGTTCTTTCgtcgattaattaattaatccaAATTTTTACCGGACCGATTAAGTACGCTGAAACAAAGTTATGTAGTTTTATGAGACCATATTTTAACGTTCAGGAGGTGGAACGAAGTTAGGAATACAATTGTATAAGGTTTCATAAATAATAATCTTTAATTTGTTAAAGAATAAACAGAGTTGGCCCTACTGGCACTTAAAAAGATAAACAAGAAATTTATGTTATAAAAGTGCACTTAGAGCAGAAATAAACAGATATACAGCACTAGTGAATGCCTATAATAGAAAAAGTGAAAGGTGAAGCCCAACTAAAGTATGCaagaaattgcaatatgcacaAGTGAAAAGAAAATCACTGGTTCAGAATGTTAAGTCGCATGCTCTTTTGTACAGAGCGACGCAATGCCAATTGACTGGGATGTTTGGGTGAAACAGACGCCTTTATTTTGAATGACCGCACAACCAGCACGTGAGAACAGGTTACAGAAGGTATAAGTTTGCTGGAATTGACATGAACTCCATGGTTAAGTCAGATCCATGCTCCAAACCGGCGCGAACACTGCGCCATGTATTTAGTGCACTGGGAGCGACACGACAATCAACGACTGCGTTGTTATAGTATGCTTTGAATTGTGAGGGCATTTATAGCCACCTGCTTTGGGTGGCGTGATGGCGTATacggcaaggtaaatatacctggtagcgaatcTTCCTCGGAACCcacacgttcaaaacatggcggttcaatggcggttcatggggcttcgcgccatctgtgtgacgaGGAAGCACTTCCGGTAGATGAAATAATAACGtaacgccatatccgttaaaaacaaatgacgtcattttgttcccgaagacgcgaaatttgtttttttaGCCGTATATTCaagtgccccgccattcgacttgggCGTCTTGAGCTTTCAGGGCGggaagcgatgcaggaaaaggtcaGCCGTATACGGGTGTCCAAAttgcacccctgcacagaacacacTTTCTTTGGGGGCAGCCGACAGCTCTAGAtgtagagtgctggtcctatcgtcggacgccaagcccgtcggccagcgcagtcgtgCGAAAACAATAAAGTCAGCGATTGTCTGGCGGTTGTAACTCagtacttttgactgaacagcttaagaaacgatgaagctactcgagtcaccaaattcagacaaaagTCGATAAGCAAAACAGCAAGTCTCTGAGGGGGACGCATTGTAACAGGCGAACTTTACGATCGCGCCTTTGTGCGCACTCCACGAACGCCAAcgcattgcaagtgatagcggcAGGGGGCGGAAACTAGCTATACCTCCCTTGGGACATTCGGTCCCATGCCGATACCACTGGCGGTTGCCGCATATCCAACTGGAAATAattcacaaacaaaacaatgcctccatgacgtcaCTTATCAGGCCAGAGGGTAGAGGGAGAGGGCGCGCCGCCGGGAGCAGGAGGCTTGCCTCGAAGCCCCCTTCTAATTCGCTTGCAAGCGGGCTATATGTTCATGCTCTCTTGCAGGTCCGCTGGCCGCGCCGCGACACTGGCCAAATCGCAGAGCAGAACCCGCGGAAGTGGGCCCTGTTTACGAAGCGCCTTCTTTCTGCCGCGTTTACATTAGCAGCTTCTCTTCATTTCCTCAAGCACCGGGATAGCGGGACCAGTGCCAGGAAATTGTAATGAAAAATAATTGTACAGCAAACCATCTTTAACTACCCATATTCACAAGTAATATATTACATTTCGTCATTTCGTGAAAGAAGTCGCTTTGAAATTCCTAACTATTTAGGACTGCAGTTCAACTAGTCCACAGATATAGTGGGGGTATTATAAAGAAAATAACTTCCTCACACCATCAAATGGATCAGGAAGGTAGAGGCGCCAGCCTGCTGCCAGCGATTGGCGGCGACCAGTGTATGTAGTGGTGTGCTTGTGAATAGGGCACACAGGTCGGATGAGAACCCGGAACTGCTTTGAGAAGTACTGACTGACTCACACCATCAATCGTTAATTTTTGTTCGCGTGTTGTGAAGTGGATGAACTAATACGGGCTGAGTTCTCAGTCAGCCAAAAACTCAACACGAGTAAAAgctgatcgttttttttttgtttttcttcacgCATTCCGTACTGAAAAACGACTGACCTCCACGCAGTGCGAAAGCATCAATCTGCGGAAACAGTTTTCATGACGACCCGAAATTTGTACATAATGAGCGAACACAGATACTAGAAGATTCAAACCAGTGCGACAATTGAACACCACGGGCTGGTCACACGAAACTTGAATATCACGTATGTTATGACGGCGACACATATTGTG is a window from the Dermacentor albipictus isolate Rhodes 1998 colony chromosome 6, USDA_Dalb.pri_finalv2, whole genome shotgun sequence genome containing:
- the LOC139047017 gene encoding uncharacterized protein, translating into MAFWEYTLTGFSDFFEQRHVAFADPMPATPICAICGLLPSTCLVLPCGHILCEFCKVQAAEAGCPFDGKNFKEVDLLHLTFKLCDLERLQVVCVANRQTCTFTGRISELRDHLVECGSGHTKCGKCQLSVRRSVAVDHYRQCHGESVASQSTNVARQGKAPERIQAVVEVQKNMRQRGLSEGHGSDLRNGANQLVERLANLARVFSDERESVSDGELRGLRLRSSRETSIASGPCRAASKPGAFICLCVFAEVYAGYYSLKESQEHTVTTESYLLAGYTFVLSCKFSKDEVGEVSVSFAMALCDGDWDRCLEWPFSKTVTFIIAHLKDQVKDVRFTSLTPGWESVKKPRRDVKNLGVWSEIKKWKDIELGGYINEDCLYVNVEFE